Part of the Kamptonema formosum PCC 6407 genome, CTTTTGTGGCCAAAACTGGTGCTTCCGCTTTGATTTTGCCAATGGATGAAACCCTTCAAGCAGCATCTACCCAGCGAGGAATTGCTTGGATGGCGACAGCAGATCCCAGGTTATTGTTTGCGGAAGCGATCGCTCTTTTTTATCAACCATTTCGACCCACTGCCGAAATTCATCCTACGGCGATCGTACACCCAACTGCGGAAATTGGCACAGATGTGTACATTGGGCCTCACGTTGCTATTGAAGCAGGAGTGAAAATTGGCAATGGAGTTTGCCTTCATCCCAATGCGGTAATTTATCCAGCAGTGGAAATAGGCGATCGCACAGTTTTACACGCTAATTGCACTATCCACGAACGTACTAAGATTGGGGCAGATTGCGTAATTCACTCTGGTGCAGCGATCGGTTCTGAAGGCTTTGGTTTTGTACCCACGCCGACTGGTTGGTTCAAAATGGAACAATCTGGCTGTACTGTCTTAGAAGATGGTGTTGAAGTTGGTTGTAATAGTACAATTGACCGTCCCGCTGTGGGAGAAACCCGGATTGGCCGCAATACAAAACTTGACAATTTAGTACATATAGGTCACGGCTGCCAAGTAGGTCAAAATACGGCAATAGCTGCCCAAGTTGGCATGGCTGGCGGGGTTAAAGTTGGTAATAATGTGCTGTTAGCGGGTCAAGTAGGAATTGCTAATCAAGCAAAAATAGGAGATGGTGCGATCGCCACTGCTAAAGCTGGAATTCATAGCGATGTCCCCGCAGGGTCTATTGTGACCGGCATTCCAGCAATTCCCCACAAATTATTTCTCAAGGCCGCAGCTATTTATAGCCGCTTACCTGAAATCTACCATTCCCTCAAGCAACTCCAGCGCCACGTAAATTTAAAGGATTAGGGAACTGCGACAGATTTATCTTACCCAAATAGACGAACTGGGAAGTAAAAAAAGATTTTTGCTAAAACTGATAAGTTTGAGTATATATTTTTGATATTGCTCTCAATCAGCATAAAAGTCTATTAAGCAATCACCAGGATTGAAGGATATTTCGTAAGACCATGACTGAAACTGCAACATCTCCACTCATAGGAAGGGCTCTCCTTCAAAAAGTAAAAGAACTATCCCACTTGCCTCGGCGAGAAACCGCAAAGCTGTGCGGATATTACTCGACGACAAAAAACGACTCGACCCGCGTTAACATGACGGATTTTTACGACGCGGTTTTGGCGGCTAGGGGAATTCCCTTAAGTCCAGAAAATATAAAAGACGGGCGCGGCCGAGAAGCGACTTATCATGTCAGCGTTCACAAAAACGGTCAAATCGTGATTGGTTCGACTTACACTGAATCGATGGGATTAAAACCGGGAGACGAGTTTGAAATCAAACTGGGCTACAAACACATTCACTTGATACAGTTGGATGCTGTTAAGAGTCGAGGTCAAAATGATGAAGATTCGGAGGAAGTAGAGGAAGAGGAAGAGGAAGAAAATTCTGAGGAGTAATACAAAGGTGGTAGAAATGGGTCTGCGATTTTAGCAAGTGAGATATAGCTAGGGACTAGGGGCTAGGGGAAGAAGGGAAGAAGGGAACAGCATCTATGGTGGCAGGAAATCAGAACGTCCTAACTGCCAAGAAGGTTGTTATAAATCGGGAAGGGGAGACTTTTGAGTTGACTGGAGGCGATCGCGCTGGGGCTTATTCCAATTTCTTGCCCCTTTCTGCCACTACCCTAATCTGGATTTAAAAGGCAGTCTATTTCTGAAGCGAGATAATTTATGGGAATTGCTGACCAAATAAACAGCCTGCGGCTTTTGTTGCTATCAATGCCAGCAATTGTTAAGGTAATGGCTTTTTTCGTGGCTTGGGTTGGTTTGTGGTTGCCAATCGCTATTCCCAGCGCGATCGCCCTGAATTGGCACCCGCCCCAACCTTTGGAAAATAAAAAATTACCTTTACTCGCTTCCCTCTACCTGATTGTGCCACTAATTATCAGGGGTGGAATTTGGGTTGAAGGCTGGTCTTTTGCCGATTTGGGATTAGTCGCCCCACCCCAAATTTTGATTTCTTTAGGCCTGGGTGTCAGCTTAGGAGTGCTCAGTATCGCAACTTTATTTGTAATTCAACGGGCTTTAGGCTGGATTAGCTGGCAAAGCAGCGAGGAAAAAATAATTCATCCGATATTATCTATTTTTCAGCCTTCTTTACTTTTGACTCTATTATTAGGATTGTGGATTAGCGGGACGGAAGAGCTAATTTTTAGAGGCTTTTTACAAAATCTACTTCAGCAAGATTATTCTATATTTATGGCGGGTGCGATCGCGAGTTTAATTTTCGCCGCCGCTCATTTACTTTGGGAAGTACAAGAAACTTTTACCCAATTACCGGGATTGTGGCTGATGGGAATGGTCTTGACTTTTGCGCGTATTTGTGATGGTGGGAATTTAGGCTTAGCGATCGGACTTCATGCTGGTTGGATTTGGGTAATTGCTAGTCTTGATACGGCTAAGATCGTTGCCTATACTGGCCGCGTGCCGGAATGGATTACGGGGATAAAGGCGCAACCTTTAGCGGGAGTTGCTGGGATTTTTTTTCTGGCGATGACGGCGGGCATTTTAGCAATTTTTGAGTAAGCTTTAAGTAGAAGGAAGAAGGAAGAAGGAAGAAGGAAGAAGGATTTACTTAATTCCTTTTCAATTTCAGAGTGCCGAGTCTGCCTCATCGGATTTTTGGTTTAATTCCCGTTAAACGGTATTGAGTCAGGACTTACGCACCGAACCAAAGAAACCGGGTTTTTTGACGAAAATACTTCGCACTGATCCACAAATTCTCTCAAAAACCCGGTTTCTGGGACTATGAGCGTAAGTCCTATGAGTATTAACTGATGATGATTGCGCCCTGCTATATCTAGGGATCGTCCAGAAATACACTCAAAGAAATAAACTAAGGATGAAGACAACTTTTCTGTGAACCTATGGCAGTTGAATCCTCCTTGAGCGAAATCGCCATTGAAGCCAATCTCAAACAGTTTCTGCTGGTACTCTCGGTTTCGTTAAGTGTGGCTACCCTGCCGCAAATTTTTAGCTGGTTTCGCCACATTCCTTATACCTTACTGTTAGTCATTGTCGGGCTAGGGTTAGCCTTGGTAGACGTGCGGCTAGTCAACCTTTCACCGGGATTGATTTTGTCTATTTTTCTACCGCCGCTGTTGTTTGAAGCCGCCTGGAATTTGCAGTGGGCAAAATTAAAACACGATCTGCTGCCGATTTGCCTGTTTGCGATCGTGGGCGTGTTGATCTCCATTGCCGGAGTCGCCTTGGGGCTACACCAACTCGCAGGGCTATCCATAACCACAGCGCTGCTGGTGGGGGCAAGCCTATCAGCCACCGATCCGGTTTCTGTGACGGCCCTGTTTCGAGAATTGGGGGTGGAAAAACGCCTGTCCATTCTGATGGAAGGGGAAAGCTTATTCAATGATGGGGTGGCAGTAGTTGCTTTCGGATTTTTAATGGCGTTTTCCCTGGGAACGAGTGAACTTGCGATCGAGCCGATTCTGCTTCAGTTTTTCCAGGTAGTCGGCATTGGGATTGGCATTGGTTGCTTGATTGGGTTTGGTATCTCTTACCTGACTCAGCGCTTCGATCTGCCCCTAGTGGAACAATCTTTAACGCTCGTTTCGGCTTACGGTACTTACCTGATTACTGAAGATTTAGGCGGATCGGGCGTGATTGGAGTGGTGACGACGGGCTTAATTTTGGGCAACTTTGGGTCACGGATCGGCATGAATCCCCGAACCCGCACGATCGTCACCGAATTTTGGGAGTTTCTGTCATTTTTTGTCAACTCGATCGTGTTCTTGCTGATTGGCGATCAAATCCGGTTTGCCATTCTGGGCGAAAATCTAGGCCCGATCGCCATTACTATCGGCGCAATGATTTTGACACGGGCGATCGCAATTTATGGATTGAGCTTTTTGAGCAATCGCGTTGCCAAATCAGACATTCCCGTTCCCGATCAAACAATCCTATGGTGGGGCGGCTTACGAGGTTCGGTGTCGATCGCACTGGCGTTAAGTATGCCAGTGATTTTGCCAGAACGAGAAGAAATTATTGCCACCGTGTTTGGTGTTGTTTTGTTCACCTTGCTGTTTCAGGGTTTAACCATTCAGCCACTGTTAAAAGCGTTGAACCTGTTAGGCAACCAACCCCTACGCGAGCACTATGCAGAGGCGATCGCTCGTCAGACTGCTTTCCAACGGGTGCTGCACTATCTGGAAAAAATTGAAACCCGTCCTGGCATCGATCCAGAGTTTTATGGGTATCAGAAGGCACTGGTAGAAGGTAAATTGACCAGTTTGCAAACGGAAATCGATCGACTTGTGGATGAACATCCCGATCTGCAAGGTTTTATCGTCGGTCAAGTGCGATCGGAACTGCAAGCGATCGAGGCGGAAACCTACGCTGAGTTTGTCCGAGCGGGGCAGCTTAACCGAGAACTTTCACCTTTTTTGCAACAAATAGGTGAAGGTAAAGAGGAATAAGTAGAAGGAAGAAGGAAGAAGGAAGAAAAATTTAGTTATCTAGGAGAGAAGGAAGAATGTTTATACAGTCAGCTTTTTAGCTATCCTTATCTTATGTTTAATTAGGTGGAGCGACTTAATACCAATTCTCCAAATTAACAATCTGCATTGTTGAGTTAACTTCATAAGATCGACCGCATCCTTTCTTCCTTCTACTTATTATTTAGCATCACTCCCTTGTTTAAGCTGCTCGATCTGAAACTGTGCATCCCGATAACCCCCGGATCGCCCTTGATCTAAATAGAGTTTGCCAGCTTTTTCAAAATCACTAATTGCCCCTGGTTTATCTCCCAAAATACGGCGTACATTTCCTCTACCTACATAAGCAGCCGCGAAATTAGGATTGAGGCGAATTGCTTGCACGTAATCCGCGAGAGCATCCTCATAATTTTTCAGATCGTAGTGAATCTTAGCTCGATTAGAATAAGCTTCATAATCATTAGGATTAAGCCCAATCGCCGCCGTATAATCTGCAACCGCGCCCTCCCGATCTCCCGCCGCAGAGTGAGCTAAACCTCGGTTACTGTAAGCACTGTCATTTTTAGGATTCACCTTGATCGCCTGAGAACAATCGTCAATTGCCTTCTGATAATCCTTCAAGTTCAAATAAGCAATACAGCGATTATTATAAGGAACAGAATCTTGAGAATTGAGTGCGATCGCCTGAGTGCAATCATCAATCGCTGCCTGATGCGCTCCTAAATTTAACTGCGTACTGCACCGATTAGCATAAGCATCCACGCTCTTAGAATCAATCCGAATTACCTGAGAGTAATCTGCCAACGCACCTTTATAATCACCTAAATGAAAACGAGCTCTCCCTCGACTATAATAAGCGTCAACATTGCTAGGTTCCAGACGAATTGCTTCCGTATAATCGCCCATAGCTCCCTGCAAATCAGCACCAGCAGCCCGTGCCATTCCCCGCGCATGGTGAGCTTTAGCAAGACTAGGCTGTAACCGAATTACCTGAGTAAAATCTTTAATCGCAACTGGATAATCTTGTAAGCCAAAATAAGCAAGCCCGCGCTCATAATAAGCATCAGGATCGTTAGGTTGGAGTTTCAAGAGCTGAGTATAGTCTTCGATCGCCCCTCGGAGATCCTTAATCTCGAAACGGGTTAAGCCTCTGTTAAAATAAGCCTTAACATAGTTAGGATCGAGAGCGATCGCTTGGGTGTAATCCGCGATCGCAGCTTCGTAGTTTTTCAAGTCATAATTAGCATTTGCCCGCTTGTAAAAAACCTCGGCACTCTGTGGATTTAGCTGAATCGACTTGTTAAAAGCCGCGATCGCCCCCGCTGCATCTCCCACCTGCGATTTTTCCACACCGCGATCGAAATATTCCTTAGCTTTTACCGGATTAGGACGGTTAAAAAAAATGAGCAAACATACCAGTGCGATCGCCGCCCCAATTCCTAACAACACCAACCATAGCCGAGAGTTGAGGCGAGGTAGCGATCGCCCGCCAGACATCCCCATTTTTGTAGTAAAACTAGCCTGTTGTTCCCCATCTCTAGCATCTGAACGATTGTTGAGTTTTCTCAGCGCCGCCAACACCTCCGCCGCCGACTGATACCGCTTTCCGAAATGGTGATGAACCATTTTATCTAAAATATTCGCTAATGCTGTAGAACATTGAGCGCGATTTCGCCAAATCATACCCCCTGTATGAGAAGGATGAGGATCTTGCAATTTCGGTAAATCTGTACCTGGTAAACCCGTAATCGCTTGAATAGCCATCATCCCCACTGCATAAAGATCGCTATTAAATTGAGGATTGCCTTGGAATTGTTCGATCGGCATATAAGAAGGAGTACCAGTCGCAATTGTCCGGGGGATTTCTCCTGAAAAATTAGCAATTTGAGTGCTAACTTCTTTAACAGATCCGAAGTCAATTAAAACTAACTTACTATCAGGTTTACGCCGAATTAAATTCGAGGGATTAACATCTCGATGAATCACACCTTGATCGTGAACAAAAATCAAAATTTCTAAGATCTCTTCCAACAAAGACAACACTCGCTCTTCCGGCCAAGGACGACCGGGCAAAATTTCCTTTGTTAGCGGATGACCGGGAATAAATTCTTCAACTAAGTAAAACTGATTTCCCTCTTCAAAGTAAGCTAATAAAAATGGAATTTGATTATGTTTTCCCAACTTTTCTAAAATTTCTGCCTCTTGTTTAAATAAGCGCTGAGCAGTTTTAAGAATAGTAGAAGTATTGCTAGGAGGTCGCAGTTGCTTGACCACACATTGAGGATGGCCGGGCCGACGAGTATCCGCCGCCAGATAAGTCTGTCCAAAAGCCCCTGAACTAAGAATTTGAACAACACGGTAACGTCCATCCAAAAGTTGACCAATCATGTTCATAAATAAGGATAATGGGTAATGGGGAATTGCTAATTGCTAATTGCTAATTGCTAATTTGACAACGGATTCGGCAATGGATTTAACTGATTGATGGCTTAACAGTTATCAGTTATCAGTTAACCGTTAACAGTTAACAGTTAACCGTTAACCGTTAACCGTTAACAATATTATGGGCTAATTTGTGCCTGTGCATTTTTGTAAGCATCGGCCCTACCTTGCTCCAGAAATAGCGTTGCAGCCTTCTGAAAATCTTCATTTGCTCCTAAGCGATCTTTCAGTTCCCGGCGGATGATTCCCCGGCTATAATAAGCAGTAGCATTATTAGGGCTCAGACGGATTGACTGAGCAAAATCTTCAATTGCAGAACCATAATTTTTGATTTCCGAGTAGACAATCCCGCGATTGCTATAAGCAACTGCGTCGCTAGGATTAAGCCGAATTGCTTGAGAGAAATCTTCAATGGCTCCTTGTTTATCTCCAATGGCAGAACGAGCCAAACCTCGATTGCTGAAAGCTTTAGGATTGTTGCCAGTAATCCCAATAGTCAAGCTGCAATCTTCAGAGGCTTTCTGATAATCTCCTAAATTCAAACGAGCAATGCACCGATTATTGTAAGCCTCAGCATTTTTGGGATCGAGGGCAATTGCCTGAGTACAATCTTCAATGGCTTTATCGTAAGTTGCCAGATTTAAATAAGCGCTGCAACGGTTGGTATAGGCATCAGCTTGGTTGGGGTCTAATACAATTGCTTGGCTGTAATCTTCCATTGCTCCTTTATAATCTGCCAGATTAAACCTGGCTCGACCTCGGCTGTAGTAAACGCTGGCTTGTTTGGGGTTAAGTTCAATTGCTTGGGTAAAATCTGACATTGCGCCTTGTTTATCGCCAGCGGCTGAACGAGCTAAGCCTCGGTTACTGTAAGATTTAGCATCGTTAGGATTGAGGCGAATTGCTTGGGTGTAATCTTCAATCGCAGTTTTGTAATCTCCCAATTCATAATAACCTAAAGCTCGTTGGTAATATGCCTCTGCATCGTTGGGGTTGAGCCGAATTACTTGGGTAAAATCCTGAACGGCGCTACGTCTATCTTCGATATCAGTGTAGGCTAGACCTCTGTTATAGTAAGCTTTAACGTTGTTAGGATCGACTTGAATTGCTTGGGTGTAATCCTGAATTGCTTGTTGGTATGCTCCTAAATCGTAGTGAGTATTGGCCCGTTTGTAATAAGCCTCTGCATCGCGAGAATTGAGTCCTATTGCTTGGGTGTAATCTGCGATCGCACCTGCTTTATCGCCTTGCTTTGCTTTTTGAACGGCGCGTTCGTAAAACTCTTTTGCTCTGGCGGGAGCTTGGCGCTGCCAGAAGTAAATTATAATTGCAGCTAGGATTAAAGCGCCTGCGATACCAGCTAGCACGAAGTAAATATTTTTCTGGGGTTGCTTCTGTACTGGTTGACTCATAGCAGGACTAGCCATTGTTTGGGGTGGAGGAGAAACTGGAGAGGGCGAAATAATCTCTTTGAGGGCAGATAATACTTCGGCGGCAGATTGATAGCGATCGCTAACAGGTAAGATCGTTTTATCGAGGATGTCTGCTAGGGCCCCAGAGCAAGAGATGCAATCGCGATCGAGGATTTTATCAGTACCGACCTCGGATTTTCGCTTTTTCAATTCTTCTACAGACAATCCCATTAGTCCTTGGATCGCAATCATCCCCAGACTATAAATATCAGTGTTAAAGTGCGGGTTGCCTTGGGACTGTTCGTTAGGTATGTAAATAGAAACTTCACTACCCGATCGCCGTCGTTCCCCCTTGGTATCGGTAATTTTCTTCTCTTTCTGGGTAAGGATAACC contains:
- a CDS encoding tetratricopeptide repeat protein is translated as MIGQLVDRRYRIIKVIGSNSLGKTYLAADTRRPGYPQCVVRELRIPGKTAETPQIIKVIFQRKAEIIEKLGKNDKIPSLLAYFEENQNLYLVEELIVGEPLTRELTPGKPWTEEQAIAVLEEVLEILTFVHENGVIHRNIQPDHLIRRQSDGKLVLIGFRLDKEINPLSNSVPVPETSVSVTSNSNGDRHAKLSSSLTKQEEESPQTEEEESRVILTQKEKKITDTKGERRRSGSEVSIYIPNEQSQGNPHFNTDIYSLGMIAIQGLMGLSVEELKKRKSEVGTDKILDRDCISCSGALADILDKTILPVSDRYQSAAEVLSALKEIISPSPVSPPPQTMASPAMSQPVQKQPQKNIYFVLAGIAGALILAAIIIYFWQRQAPARAKEFYERAVQKAKQGDKAGAIADYTQAIGLNSRDAEAYYKRANTHYDLGAYQQAIQDYTQAIQVDPNNVKAYYNRGLAYTDIEDRRSAVQDFTQVIRLNPNDAEAYYQRALGYYELGDYKTAIEDYTQAIRLNPNDAKSYSNRGLARSAAGDKQGAMSDFTQAIELNPKQASVYYSRGRARFNLADYKGAMEDYSQAIVLDPNQADAYTNRCSAYLNLATYDKAIEDCTQAIALDPKNAEAYNNRCIARLNLGDYQKASEDCSLTIGITGNNPKAFSNRGLARSAIGDKQGAIEDFSQAIRLNPSDAVAYSNRGIVYSEIKNYGSAIEDFAQSIRLSPNNATAYYSRGIIRRELKDRLGANEDFQKAATLFLEQGRADAYKNAQAQISP
- a CDS encoding serine/threonine-protein kinase — protein: MIGQLLDGRYRVVQILSSGAFGQTYLAADTRRPGHPQCVVKQLRPPSNTSTILKTAQRLFKQEAEILEKLGKHNQIPFLLAYFEEGNQFYLVEEFIPGHPLTKEILPGRPWPEERVLSLLEEILEILIFVHDQGVIHRDVNPSNLIRRKPDSKLVLIDFGSVKEVSTQIANFSGEIPRTIATGTPSYMPIEQFQGNPQFNSDLYAVGMMAIQAITGLPGTDLPKLQDPHPSHTGGMIWRNRAQCSTALANILDKMVHHHFGKRYQSAAEVLAALRKLNNRSDARDGEQQASFTTKMGMSGGRSLPRLNSRLWLVLLGIGAAIALVCLLIFFNRPNPVKAKEYFDRGVEKSQVGDAAGAIAAFNKSIQLNPQSAEVFYKRANANYDLKNYEAAIADYTQAIALDPNYVKAYFNRGLTRFEIKDLRGAIEDYTQLLKLQPNDPDAYYERGLAYFGLQDYPVAIKDFTQVIRLQPSLAKAHHARGMARAAGADLQGAMGDYTEAIRLEPSNVDAYYSRGRARFHLGDYKGALADYSQVIRIDSKSVDAYANRCSTQLNLGAHQAAIDDCTQAIALNSQDSVPYNNRCIAYLNLKDYQKAIDDCSQAIKVNPKNDSAYSNRGLAHSAAGDREGAVADYTAAIGLNPNDYEAYSNRAKIHYDLKNYEDALADYVQAIRLNPNFAAAYVGRGNVRRILGDKPGAISDFEKAGKLYLDQGRSGGYRDAQFQIEQLKQGSDAK
- a CDS encoding AbrB family transcriptional regulator; its protein translation is MTETATSPLIGRALLQKVKELSHLPRRETAKLCGYYSTTKNDSTRVNMTDFYDAVLAARGIPLSPENIKDGRGREATYHVSVHKNGQIVIGSTYTESMGLKPGDEFEIKLGYKHIHLIQLDAVKSRGQNDEDSEEVEEEEEEENSEE
- a CDS encoding cation:proton antiporter: MAVESSLSEIAIEANLKQFLLVLSVSLSVATLPQIFSWFRHIPYTLLLVIVGLGLALVDVRLVNLSPGLILSIFLPPLLFEAAWNLQWAKLKHDLLPICLFAIVGVLISIAGVALGLHQLAGLSITTALLVGASLSATDPVSVTALFRELGVEKRLSILMEGESLFNDGVAVVAFGFLMAFSLGTSELAIEPILLQFFQVVGIGIGIGCLIGFGISYLTQRFDLPLVEQSLTLVSAYGTYLITEDLGGSGVIGVVTTGLILGNFGSRIGMNPRTRTIVTEFWEFLSFFVNSIVFLLIGDQIRFAILGENLGPIAITIGAMILTRAIAIYGLSFLSNRVAKSDIPVPDQTILWWGGLRGSVSIALALSMPVILPEREEIIATVFGVVLFTLLFQGLTIQPLLKALNLLGNQPLREHYAEAIARQTAFQRVLHYLEKIETRPGIDPEFYGYQKALVEGKLTSLQTEIDRLVDEHPDLQGFIVGQVRSELQAIEAETYAEFVRAGQLNRELSPFLQQIGEGKEE
- a CDS encoding CPBP family intramembrane glutamic endopeptidase; the protein is MGIADQINSLRLLLLSMPAIVKVMAFFVAWVGLWLPIAIPSAIALNWHPPQPLENKKLPLLASLYLIVPLIIRGGIWVEGWSFADLGLVAPPQILISLGLGVSLGVLSIATLFVIQRALGWISWQSSEEKIIHPILSIFQPSLLLTLLLGLWISGTEELIFRGFLQNLLQQDYSIFMAGAIASLIFAAAHLLWEVQETFTQLPGLWLMGMVLTFARICDGGNLGLAIGLHAGWIWVIASLDTAKIVAYTGRVPEWITGIKAQPLAGVAGIFFLAMTAGILAIFE
- the lpxD gene encoding UDP-3-O-(3-hydroxymyristoyl)glucosamine N-acyltransferase encodes the protein MKFSELLQKLTLVSSHSPIGGENPDPEITGVAAVDEAKVGSLSYIEGGKFAAFVAKTGASALILPMDETLQAASTQRGIAWMATADPRLLFAEAIALFYQPFRPTAEIHPTAIVHPTAEIGTDVYIGPHVAIEAGVKIGNGVCLHPNAVIYPAVEIGDRTVLHANCTIHERTKIGADCVIHSGAAIGSEGFGFVPTPTGWFKMEQSGCTVLEDGVEVGCNSTIDRPAVGETRIGRNTKLDNLVHIGHGCQVGQNTAIAAQVGMAGGVKVGNNVLLAGQVGIANQAKIGDGAIATAKAGIHSDVPAGSIVTGIPAIPHKLFLKAAAIYSRLPEIYHSLKQLQRHVNLKD